The proteins below come from a single Arthrobacter sp. B1I2 genomic window:
- a CDS encoding amidohydrolase — translation MRNYTTETQPTALVAPWLEPLLPELIEFRRDLHAHPELSFKEFRTTDKLAERLEAAGLSPRRLEGTGLTVDVGEGPIATALRGDIDALPIIEETGLPFASKNHGVTHACGHDVHTTTMLGIALVLNRMHQESPLGATVRIIFQPAEETMPGGAHSCIEQGVLDGVPRILALHCDPRIEVGRVGTRIGAITSASDTIRIELSGRGGHTSRPHLTEDLVFALAQIAVNVPAVLSRRVDVRSGVSVVWGQITAGSAPNAIPGSGYMAGTMRCLDRDAWHAAGELLDEVVHQVAAPYGVDVHLEHTRGVPPVVNSEHETAIIEAAARAEIGESAVVLTPQSMGGEDFAWFLAELPGAMMRLGTKTPGGEDYDLHRGDYILDERSLGLGIRVLTAAALRTIRDLEQAPVP, via the coding sequence GTGCGCAATTACACTACTGAAACCCAGCCCACCGCCCTGGTGGCTCCCTGGCTCGAACCGCTTTTGCCGGAACTGATCGAATTCCGGCGGGACCTGCATGCGCACCCGGAACTGTCCTTCAAGGAGTTCCGCACCACCGACAAGCTCGCCGAGCGGCTCGAAGCTGCCGGCCTGAGCCCGCGCCGCCTGGAAGGCACCGGGTTGACGGTGGACGTGGGCGAAGGCCCCATCGCCACGGCCCTTCGAGGTGACATCGATGCCCTGCCCATCATCGAAGAGACGGGCCTGCCGTTCGCGTCGAAGAACCACGGCGTCACCCACGCCTGCGGCCATGACGTGCACACCACCACCATGCTGGGCATTGCCCTGGTCCTGAACCGGATGCACCAGGAATCCCCCCTCGGCGCCACCGTCCGAATCATCTTCCAGCCCGCCGAGGAGACCATGCCGGGCGGGGCGCATTCCTGCATTGAGCAGGGCGTCCTGGACGGCGTCCCCCGGATTCTGGCGCTGCACTGCGACCCGCGGATTGAAGTGGGCAGGGTGGGCACCCGGATCGGTGCCATCACCTCGGCGTCGGACACCATCCGGATTGAACTGTCCGGCCGCGGCGGCCACACGTCCCGCCCGCACCTCACCGAGGACCTGGTGTTCGCACTGGCCCAGATCGCCGTCAACGTCCCGGCCGTGCTGTCCCGCCGCGTGGACGTCCGCAGCGGCGTGTCCGTGGTGTGGGGCCAGATCACCGCGGGCTCGGCGCCCAACGCCATTCCCGGCAGCGGCTACATGGCAGGAACCATGCGCTGCCTGGACCGGGACGCCTGGCATGCTGCCGGCGAACTCCTTGACGAAGTGGTCCACCAGGTGGCCGCGCCGTACGGGGTGGACGTCCACCTGGAGCACACCAGGGGAGTGCCGCCGGTGGTGAACTCCGAACACGAGACAGCCATCATCGAGGCGGCCGCCCGGGCCGAAATCGGCGAAAGCGCCGTGGTGCTGACCCCGCAGTCCATGGGCGGCGAGGACTTCGCATGGTTCCTCGCGGAACTTCCCGGCGCGATGATGCGCCTGGGCACCAAGACACCCGGCGGCGAGGATTACGACCTTCACCGCGGCGATTACATCCTGGACGAACGCTCCCTCGGCCTGGGCATCCGGGTCCTTACCGCCGCGGCGCTGCGGACCATCAGGGACCTCGAGCAGGCGCCCGTTCCGTAG
- a CDS encoding mannose-1-phosphate guanylyltransferase, with translation MSTDKVTSPASPLDRFIAVIPAGGVGTRLWPLSRAAAPKFLHDLTGSGSTLLRATYDRLHPLAGNRMLVVTGRAHRDAVCSQLPEVRDADLVLESEPKDSGAAIGLAAAILHERDPDTIMGSFAADQVISPDHLFQQAVREAINTAAAGKIVTIGIKPTHPSTGFGYIRSGKALHIDGAPSAHDVVEFVEKPDEEVAQQYVDSGDYVWNAGMFVAPVALMLKHLEANQPELFQGLQEIARAWDTPERDEVTARIWPTLPKIAIDYAVAEPAAEAGDVAVVPGTFGWDDVGDFASVGRLNSAKEVDDVTVLGEGARVFTENSSGVVVSDTKRVIALLGIQDVVIVDTPDALLVTTMANSQRVKAAVDALKASGDTDVL, from the coding sequence ATGAGTACAGACAAAGTGACAAGCCCGGCTTCACCCCTTGACCGCTTTATTGCGGTGATTCCGGCAGGCGGAGTGGGGACCCGCCTCTGGCCCCTGTCACGAGCAGCAGCTCCCAAGTTCCTTCACGACCTCACGGGATCGGGCAGCACGTTGCTGCGCGCCACCTACGACCGGCTGCACCCGCTCGCGGGCAACCGGATGCTGGTGGTGACCGGCCGGGCCCACCGCGATGCCGTGTGCAGCCAGCTTCCCGAGGTGCGCGACGCCGACCTCGTCCTCGAGTCAGAGCCCAAGGACTCCGGGGCCGCGATCGGCCTCGCAGCGGCGATCCTGCACGAACGGGATCCGGACACCATCATGGGTTCCTTCGCCGCCGACCAGGTGATCAGCCCGGACCATCTGTTCCAGCAGGCCGTCCGCGAAGCAATCAACACTGCTGCCGCCGGCAAGATCGTGACCATCGGCATCAAGCCCACCCACCCGTCCACCGGTTTCGGATACATCCGCTCCGGCAAGGCCCTGCACATCGACGGCGCCCCCAGCGCCCACGACGTTGTGGAGTTCGTCGAAAAGCCGGACGAAGAGGTGGCCCAGCAGTATGTGGACAGCGGTGACTACGTGTGGAACGCCGGCATGTTCGTGGCGCCCGTGGCGCTGATGCTCAAGCACCTTGAGGCAAACCAGCCCGAGCTCTTCCAGGGCCTGCAGGAAATCGCCCGGGCTTGGGACACCCCGGAACGTGACGAGGTCACGGCCCGCATCTGGCCCACCCTGCCGAAGATCGCCATCGACTATGCGGTGGCCGAGCCCGCCGCCGAAGCCGGGGACGTCGCCGTCGTGCCCGGCACCTTCGGGTGGGACGACGTTGGGGACTTCGCGTCGGTTGGCCGCCTCAACAGCGCCAAGGAAGTGGATGACGTCACTGTCCTTGGCGAAGGCGCCCGTGTGTTCACCGAGAACTCAAGCGGCGTGGTGGTCAGCGACACCAAGCGTGTGATTGCCCTGCTTGGCATCCAGGACGTTGTCATCGTTGACACGCCGGACGCTTTGCTGGTGACCACCATGGCCAATTCCCAGCGCGTCAAGGCTGCCGTGGACGCCCTCAAGGCAAGCGGAGACACGGACGTCCTGTGA
- the sdhC gene encoding succinate dehydrogenase, cytochrome b556 subunit, with amino-acid sequence MPTKPAGTLYRGREGMWSWVGHRITGVVIFFFLLVHVLDTSLVRVSPEAYTAVIGAYKNPLMALGETGLVAAIVFHAFNGLRIIAVDFWKKGAKYQRQMLWAVLALWVVTMVAFSIRHLSLALGGH; translated from the coding sequence GTGCCGACAAAACCAGCTGGCACCTTGTACCGCGGCCGTGAAGGCATGTGGTCCTGGGTAGGACACCGCATTACCGGTGTAGTGATCTTTTTCTTCTTGTTGGTCCACGTCCTGGACACCTCCTTGGTGCGTGTGTCACCGGAGGCCTACACCGCTGTGATCGGCGCCTACAAGAACCCCCTGATGGCCCTGGGCGAGACCGGCCTTGTTGCCGCCATCGTGTTCCACGCCTTCAACGGCCTGCGGATCATTGCGGTCGACTTCTGGAAGAAGGGCGCCAAGTACCAGCGGCAGATGCTGTGGGCCGTCCTGGCCCTGTGGGTCGTGACCATGGTCGCCTTCTCCATCCGCCACCTGTCCCTCGCCCTCGGAGGTCACTAA
- a CDS encoding succinate dehydrogenase hydrophobic membrane anchor subunit, translated as MTATIESPRSGRIAPQYRRSGGSRGNFEMIAWLFMRLSGVVLVVLIFGHLFVNLMVGEGIHAIDFGFVAGKWADPFWQFWDLAMLWLAMLHGTNGVRTIINDYAEKTSTRRWLKTVLYAAAVVIILLGTLVIFTFDPCPVVNGVALPGGFCPA; from the coding sequence ATGACTGCAACGATCGAGAGCCCCCGCAGCGGGCGGATCGCTCCCCAGTACCGCCGCAGCGGCGGCTCCCGGGGCAACTTCGAGATGATCGCCTGGCTGTTCATGCGGCTCTCCGGCGTGGTGCTGGTGGTCCTCATTTTCGGCCACCTGTTCGTGAACCTCATGGTGGGCGAAGGCATCCACGCCATTGACTTCGGCTTCGTGGCCGGCAAGTGGGCAGATCCCTTCTGGCAGTTCTGGGACCTGGCCATGCTCTGGCTGGCAATGCTGCACGGCACCAACGGCGTGCGGACCATCATCAACGACTACGCCGAAAAGACGTCCACCCGCCGCTGGCTGAAGACCGTCCTCTACGCGGCCGCAGTGGTCATCATCCTCCTGGGCACCCTGGTCATCTTCACCTTCGACCCATGCCCTGTGGTGAACGGCGTCGCCCTTCCGGGTGGATTCTGCCCTGCCTAG